One window from the genome of Nicotiana sylvestris chromosome 9, ASM39365v2, whole genome shotgun sequence encodes:
- the LOC104240748 gene encoding F-box protein At4g35930 has protein sequence MGKVSPKDGQSKTPKQKRRSRSTTGKYLRPGALAQLRYTKVSAAKSCTDLGKKRVAVITSDETKDQVVLQNNNVCETPTILSPVRFCYGGMHTPIDVSKQKNLQMTPKTPGALECTSESRLESLPMDLLVKILCHLHHDQLKAVFHVSQKIRKAVIQARLFHFNYTTPDRMRQEMLRTMTPLPTDHWPFVSKDDGKGAWLPSPHTPKAPKHGARPPSRLKFTEMRQIAAVLFQESVFPSRCLVPSVIQKPLCKSLGSNRVLFYEDELCQAVAQNKLR, from the exons ATGGGTAAAGTGTCACCCAAAGATGGTCAATCCAAAACCCCAAAACAGAAAAGGCGGTCGAGGAGTACAACGGGCAAGTATCTGAGACCAGGTGCTTTGGCACAGCTTCGTTACACTAAGGTTTCGGCCGCTAAATCCTGTACGGATCTTGGGAAGAAAAGGGTGGCGGTAATTACTTCAGATGAAACAAAAGATCAAGTTGTGCTTCAAAATAATAATGTTTGTGAAACTCCGACAATTTTATCACCCGTGAGGTTTTGTTATGGTGGTATGCATACACCCATTGACGTATCCAAGCAGAAGAATTTGCAAATGACACCAAAGACACCTGGTGCATTAGAGTGCACATCGGAGTCAAGGCTCGAGTCTCTTCCAATGGATTTACTG GTTAAAATACTTTGCCATCTGCACCACGACCAACTCAAAGCAGTTTTCCATGTCTCTCAAAAAATCAGGAAGGCA GTAATTCAGGCAAGGCTTTTCCATTTCAATTATACTACTCCAGATAGAATGCGGCAGGAGATGTTAAGAACCATGACTCCTCTCCCCACTGATCACTGGCCATTTGTAAG CAAAGACGACGGAAAAGGTGCATGGCTCCCCTCTCCTCATACTCCTAAGGCTCCAAAACATGGTGCACGTCCACCATCCCGTCTCAAGTTCACAGAGATGAGGCAAATTGCAGCTGTTCTTTTCCAAGAGTCAGTATTTCCTTCAAGATGCTTGGTTCCATCTGTTATACAAAAGCCCCTATGCAAGTCCTTGGGGTCTAATAGAGTTCTATTCTATGAGGATGAACTATGCCAGGCTGTTGCTCAGAATAAACTCCGTTAA